Proteins encoded within one genomic window of Prauserella marina:
- a CDS encoding LutB/LldF family L-lactate oxidation iron-sulfur protein, protein MAGRNPVTWLGSPTFPKAAHIALGDTQLRSNLRKATTTIRTKRAGVVAELDDWERLRRAGEAIKDSVLADLDTYLSRLEESVTARGGVVHWARDADEANRIVLDLVRAQGAEEVVKVKSMATAELGLNEALEEGGVHAVETDLAELIVQLGHDRPSHILVPAIHRNRAEIKNIFDREMPERPASDEPRDLAEAARRHLRRKFLSAKVAISGANFAVADTGSIVVVESEGNGRMCVTLPETLITVMGIEKVVPSWQDLEVFLQLLPRSSTAERMNPYTSVWSGVTPGDGPSTFHLVLLDNGRTATLADRVGRQALRCIRCSACLNVCPVYERTGGQAYGSVYPGPIGAILAPQLSGDLHDEQVASLPFASSLCGACYEVCPVRINIPEVLTHLREQAVKAKGKRTPEAIAMSAAAWVFADPKRYEAMQRAGSLSRLLARDGRISRLPWPGSKWTATRDAPSIPEESFRAWWRRNRE, encoded by the coding sequence ATGGCCGGTCGGAACCCGGTGACCTGGCTGGGGAGCCCCACCTTCCCGAAGGCGGCGCACATCGCGCTCGGCGACACCCAGCTCAGGAGCAACCTGCGCAAGGCGACGACCACGATTCGCACCAAGCGGGCAGGCGTCGTCGCCGAACTCGACGACTGGGAGCGACTGCGCAGGGCAGGCGAGGCCATCAAGGACAGCGTGCTCGCCGACCTCGACACCTACCTGTCGCGGCTTGAGGAATCGGTGACCGCGCGAGGGGGCGTCGTGCACTGGGCCCGCGACGCCGACGAGGCGAACCGGATCGTGCTCGACCTCGTGAGAGCGCAGGGTGCCGAGGAGGTGGTGAAGGTCAAGTCCATGGCTACCGCTGAGCTCGGGCTCAACGAGGCCCTTGAGGAAGGCGGGGTTCACGCGGTCGAGACCGATCTCGCCGAACTCATCGTCCAACTCGGACACGACCGGCCATCACACATCCTCGTGCCCGCGATTCACCGCAACAGGGCCGAGATCAAGAACATCTTCGACCGCGAAATGCCGGAGCGGCCTGCTTCCGACGAACCGCGTGACCTCGCCGAAGCGGCGAGGCGACACCTACGCCGCAAGTTCCTTTCGGCCAAGGTCGCCATATCCGGCGCCAACTTCGCCGTCGCCGACACCGGATCGATCGTCGTCGTCGAGTCGGAGGGCAACGGGCGCATGTGCGTGACGCTCCCGGAAACCCTGATCACCGTCATGGGTATCGAGAAGGTCGTTCCGAGCTGGCAGGACCTCGAAGTGTTCTTGCAGTTGCTGCCGCGATCCTCGACGGCGGAACGGATGAATCCCTACACGTCGGTGTGGTCAGGGGTGACTCCCGGCGACGGGCCGAGCACCTTTCACCTGGTATTGCTGGACAACGGGCGCACCGCGACACTCGCCGACCGCGTCGGAAGGCAGGCGTTGCGGTGCATTCGCTGTTCGGCCTGCCTCAACGTCTGTCCCGTCTACGAAAGGACGGGAGGACAGGCATACGGTTCGGTATACCCTGGTCCGATCGGCGCGATCCTCGCTCCGCAGTTGTCAGGCGACCTGCACGACGAGCAAGTCGCTTCGCTGCCCTTCGCCTCCTCGTTGTGCGGGGCGTGCTACGAGGTCTGTCCTGTTCGGATCAACATTCCAGAGGTGCTTACCCACTTGAGGGAGCAAGCAGTCAAGGCAAAGGGAAAACGCACACCGGAAGCCATTGCCATGTCGGCGGCGGCCTGGGTTTTCGCCGATCCGAAACGCTACGAGGCCATGCAGCGCGCCGGTTCGCTCTCCCGGCTGCTGGCGAGAGACGGCCGGATTTCCCGGTTGCCGTGGCCGGGTTCGAAGTGGACGGCGACCCGCGACGCGCCTTCGATTCCGGAGGAATCGTTTCGCGCATGGTGGAGGCGCAATCGTGAGTAG
- a CDS encoding sensor domain-containing protein — protein MAAHAFNGLPMWQYPPDVMELALAASDSAMWTVDLKDDSVTWSPRLADILGFPETAVDEIKHRLLELIKPMTVAGCDYPVWEDFDLEQRHDRPEGDARWIRFLARGRGRGGPALLRGIATDVTERHGNEQALADLADRYRLLVDLSPDAICVHENGNLVYVNPACKRFAAVDAPEELLNRPITDFVASGSVSEMLDRIGSLVEPGQTSEPTEVMLRRFNGETMLVESVSVRTNWQGRPAFQVIMRDITAQKAAESALRYQAALVSHVSDAIIATKADGTVTSWNPAAEQVYGWPAYEAIGRDVGMLVGAPLDPVAILEDGGVADATHNRIDGERLAIRVSAAEMREGFVLVCADETVRRQLERRYSIVVAALSEGILVVGPTGLIESVNPAAERILGMSRDRLIGQSPTRFALFDERGAAIPHWDYPFAKTGRTGRPCDNQTLRVKRADGSSAWLSLSCRPLDPDAPPPSRIVSSFTDITESRAIGERLEHDATHDPLTGLANRTLVLRRLNRALQNPERETRACVLFVDLDKFKVINDSLGHSTGDKVLRIVGQRLSNCVRRSDLVGRLGGDEFAVVTFGKGGTDEIRALIEHLRDSLTQPIMIEGRRLHVDASTGIVTAEPGDDRSAEDLIRDADVAMYEAKKRGRGSYEFFDVELRERIQRELRLEQDLREAVLADQLWVAYQPVVDVETGRTIAVEGLMRWEHPTHGAISPVEFIPLAEESDLINVIGDFMLHTTTAEIASQRRLHDVDLRLTVNLSAKQLDDPTLVPSVRKALERTGLPPEALCLEITESALVREPEAAAQVLRALRSLGVRLAIDDFGTGYSAFAQLWRLPLDTLKIDQSFVAGLDKPDSDAVAIVTGIVNTAHAMKLTVIAEGTETEQQVAVLKELGCDQAQGYYFGRPVPAWRLFPLR, from the coding sequence ATGGCGGCGCACGCCTTCAACGGCTTGCCGATGTGGCAGTACCCCCCTGACGTCATGGAGCTGGCACTCGCGGCCAGCGACTCGGCGATGTGGACGGTCGACCTCAAGGACGACTCGGTGACCTGGAGCCCACGACTCGCGGACATACTCGGCTTTCCCGAGACCGCGGTCGACGAGATCAAGCACCGGCTTCTTGAGTTGATCAAGCCCATGACCGTAGCGGGGTGCGACTACCCTGTATGGGAGGATTTCGACCTTGAACAGCGCCACGACAGACCCGAAGGCGATGCACGATGGATTCGGTTCTTGGCCCGCGGTCGCGGCAGAGGTGGCCCCGCGCTGCTACGGGGAATTGCCACCGACGTGACTGAGCGGCACGGCAACGAACAGGCACTGGCCGACCTGGCCGACCGCTACCGGCTGCTCGTCGACCTCAGCCCTGACGCCATCTGCGTGCACGAGAACGGAAATCTCGTGTATGTCAACCCCGCTTGCAAACGGTTCGCCGCCGTCGACGCTCCCGAAGAATTGTTGAACAGGCCCATCACCGATTTTGTCGCTTCCGGATCTGTTTCGGAGATGCTGGATCGCATCGGTTCACTGGTCGAACCAGGACAAACGAGCGAACCCACCGAGGTCATGCTCCGCCGGTTCAACGGCGAGACCATGCTCGTCGAATCGGTTTCCGTCCGCACGAACTGGCAGGGAAGGCCCGCCTTCCAGGTCATCATGCGGGACATCACGGCACAGAAGGCCGCCGAATCCGCCCTGCGCTACCAGGCCGCCCTCGTCTCCCACGTCAGCGACGCGATCATCGCCACGAAGGCCGACGGCACGGTCACGAGCTGGAATCCGGCGGCGGAACAGGTGTACGGCTGGCCTGCTTACGAAGCCATCGGACGCGACGTCGGCATGCTCGTCGGCGCTCCACTCGACCCGGTCGCGATCCTCGAAGACGGCGGTGTCGCCGACGCAACCCACAACCGGATCGACGGCGAACGGCTGGCGATCCGGGTTTCGGCCGCCGAGATGCGCGAGGGATTCGTGCTCGTTTGCGCCGACGAAACAGTGCGCCGCCAGCTCGAACGCAGGTACAGCATCGTGGTGGCCGCACTGAGCGAAGGCATCCTCGTCGTCGGCCCCACCGGTCTCATCGAATCGGTGAATCCGGCGGCCGAGCGCATCCTCGGGATGAGCCGCGACCGCCTCATCGGTCAGTCCCCGACCCGGTTCGCGCTCTTCGACGAGCGGGGAGCCGCGATCCCCCATTGGGATTACCCCTTCGCGAAGACTGGTCGTACGGGTAGACCGTGCGACAACCAAACGCTGCGCGTGAAGCGCGCGGACGGTTCGAGCGCGTGGCTGTCCCTGAGTTGCCGGCCGCTCGATCCCGACGCTCCGCCTCCCTCCCGCATCGTCAGCTCCTTCACCGACATCACCGAGAGCAGAGCCATCGGTGAACGGCTCGAACACGACGCGACCCACGACCCGCTGACCGGGCTCGCCAACCGCACCCTGGTGCTCAGGCGGCTCAACAGGGCATTGCAGAACCCGGAGCGCGAGACAAGGGCCTGCGTGTTGTTCGTCGACCTCGACAAGTTCAAGGTCATCAACGACTCCTTGGGGCACAGCACCGGCGACAAGGTCCTGCGCATCGTCGGACAGCGCCTCAGCAACTGTGTCCGGAGGTCCGATCTCGTAGGAAGGCTGGGCGGGGACGAATTCGCGGTCGTCACCTTCGGCAAGGGCGGAACGGACGAGATCCGCGCGCTCATCGAGCACCTTCGCGATTCGCTGACGCAGCCCATCATGATCGAAGGGCGGCGGCTGCACGTCGACGCGAGCACCGGCATCGTGACGGCCGAGCCCGGCGACGATCGCAGCGCGGAAGACCTGATCAGGGACGCCGATGTGGCGATGTACGAGGCGAAGAAGCGGGGAAGGGGCAGCTACGAGTTCTTCGATGTCGAGCTGCGCGAACGCATCCAGCGCGAGCTGCGGCTCGAACAGGACCTGAGGGAAGCCGTTCTCGCCGACCAGCTGTGGGTCGCCTACCAGCCGGTCGTCGACGTCGAGACCGGCAGGACGATCGCCGTCGAGGGCCTCATGCGCTGGGAACACCCCACTCACGGCGCCATCTCGCCCGTCGAGTTCATCCCGCTCGCCGAGGAAAGCGACCTGATCAACGTCATCGGCGACTTCATGCTGCACACGACGACCGCCGAGATCGCCTCTCAGCGCCGCCTGCACGACGTCGACCTGCGGTTGACGGTCAACCTTTCCGCCAAGCAGCTCGACGACCCGACGTTGGTGCCTTCGGTGCGCAAGGCGCTGGAGCGAACCGGCCTGCCGCCCGAGGCGCTGTGCCTTGAAATCACCGAAAGCGCACTGGTCAGGGAACCCGAGGCGGCGGCACAGGTGCTCAGGGCGCTGCGCTCGCTCGGCGTGCGGCTCGCGATCGACGACTTCGGTACCGGCTACTCGGCTTTCGCCCAGTTGTGGCGACTTCCGCTGGACACGCTCAAGATCGATCAGTCGTTCGTCGCCGGCCTGGACAAACCCGACAGCGACGCCGTCGCGATCGTCACCGGCATCGTCAACACGGCACACGCGATGAAGCTGACCGTCATCGCGGAGGGCACCGAGACCGAGCAGCAGGTCGCGGTACTCAAGGAGCTCGGCTGCGATCAAGCGCAGGGCTACTACTTCGGACGGCCCGTTCCGGCGTGGCGGCTGTTTCCGCTCCGCTGA
- a CDS encoding (Fe-S)-binding protein, giving the protein MTGPRVALFATCLTDTLYPETARAVLTLLERLGCTVEFPLAQTCCGQMHFNTGYAGHARPLARDYAAAFDGYDYVVTPSGSCGGMVREIHPGLCGTSPAVERTYELSEFLVDVLGTIDVGAYFPHRVTYHPTCHSLRMLGVGDKPLRLLRAVEGLELTELPLAEQCCGFGGTFAIKNAETSTAMLADKMNAVQDTGAQVLTAGDNSCLMHIGGGLSRLRAGIRTVHLAEILASTEEEPWPVGTR; this is encoded by the coding sequence ATGACCGGCCCCCGCGTCGCGCTCTTCGCCACCTGCCTCACCGACACGCTCTACCCCGAAACGGCGAGGGCGGTGCTCACCCTGCTCGAACGCCTCGGCTGCACGGTCGAATTCCCGCTCGCGCAGACGTGTTGCGGGCAAATGCACTTCAACACCGGATACGCGGGCCACGCGAGGCCGTTGGCCCGCGACTACGCCGCCGCCTTCGACGGCTACGACTACGTGGTCACCCCTTCCGGCTCGTGCGGCGGCATGGTGAGGGAAATCCACCCTGGACTGTGCGGAACGAGCCCAGCTGTGGAGCGGACCTACGAGCTGAGCGAGTTCCTTGTCGACGTGCTCGGAACAATCGACGTCGGGGCGTACTTCCCTCATCGCGTCACCTATCACCCGACGTGCCATTCGCTGCGCATGCTCGGGGTCGGCGACAAGCCCCTCCGGCTGCTGAGGGCGGTCGAAGGACTCGAACTGACCGAACTGCCGCTCGCCGAGCAGTGCTGCGGGTTCGGGGGCACCTTCGCCATCAAGAACGCCGAGACGTCGACGGCGATGCTCGCCGACAAGATGAATGCGGTGCAGGACACCGGAGCGCAAGTACTGACCGCAGGCGACAACTCGTGCCTGATGCACATCGGCGGTGGTCTTTCCCGGTTACGGGCAGGGATCAGGACCGTCCACCTCGCGGAGATACTCGCGAGCACGGAGGAGGAGCCATGGCCGGTCGGAACCCGGTGA
- a CDS encoding L-fucose/L-arabinose isomerase family protein produces the protein MTERTRRPKIGLVAGGLGAYWPQFPELLPTLRRSAAYVSERIAGFDADIVDVGFISDAKEGAVAADELREADCDLIVGYLTTYLTASMLLPIAQRSGAPVLLINLQPTKAMDHATVDTGQWLAYCGACPLPEMANTFTRAGIEFRSVSGYLADERAWTRIGAWISAASVRRVLRGGRHGLMGHLYPGMYDVSTDLTMVSAQFGGHVEVLEFDDLRVRVDEVTDDQVAAKVAEAESVFDVDPSVNRQDLEWGAKVSVGLDRLVADFDLDSLAYYHRGLAGEQHERLGAGMILGASLLTARGIPAAGEYELRTSLAMLIMDILGGGGSFTELQALDFERGHVEMGHDGPAHLAISAKRPLLRGLGVYHGKRGWGVSVEFDVAHGPVTLLGIGQDREGKYSMIGSEGEVVEGPLMRIGNTTSRVDFGRDPGEWTDEWSASGVAHHWALGVGHRAAELRAVAGLLGIPFTGV, from the coding sequence ATGACGGAGCGGACGAGGAGGCCGAAGATCGGCCTCGTGGCGGGTGGACTTGGCGCCTACTGGCCGCAGTTTCCCGAGCTGCTGCCGACGTTGCGCAGGTCGGCGGCATACGTCAGCGAGCGCATCGCCGGCTTCGACGCGGACATTGTCGACGTGGGGTTCATCTCGGACGCCAAGGAGGGTGCCGTCGCGGCCGACGAGCTGCGGGAGGCCGATTGCGATCTGATCGTCGGCTACCTGACCACGTACCTGACAGCTTCGATGTTGCTGCCGATCGCCCAGCGTAGCGGCGCTCCGGTTCTGCTGATCAACCTCCAGCCGACGAAGGCGATGGATCACGCCACCGTCGACACCGGACAGTGGCTCGCCTATTGCGGCGCGTGCCCGCTTCCGGAGATGGCCAACACCTTCACCAGGGCGGGCATCGAGTTCCGCAGTGTGTCCGGCTATCTCGCCGACGAGCGAGCGTGGACGCGGATCGGCGCATGGATTTCGGCCGCCTCGGTGCGGAGGGTGCTGCGTGGAGGCAGACACGGGCTCATGGGGCATCTCTACCCGGGGATGTACGACGTGTCGACGGACCTGACGATGGTCAGCGCCCAGTTCGGCGGGCACGTCGAGGTGCTGGAGTTCGACGACCTGAGGGTGCGGGTCGACGAGGTCACCGATGATCAGGTGGCCGCCAAGGTCGCCGAGGCCGAGTCGGTGTTCGACGTCGATCCTTCGGTGAACCGTCAGGACCTGGAGTGGGGTGCCAAAGTCTCGGTCGGCCTCGATCGGCTCGTCGCCGACTTCGACCTGGACAGCCTCGCCTACTACCACCGGGGACTTGCCGGTGAGCAGCACGAACGGCTCGGCGCGGGAATGATCCTCGGGGCGAGCCTGCTCACCGCGCGCGGGATTCCCGCTGCCGGTGAGTACGAGCTGCGGACCAGTCTCGCGATGCTGATCATGGACATTCTCGGCGGTGGCGGTTCGTTCACCGAGTTGCAGGCATTGGACTTCGAGAGAGGTCATGTCGAGATGGGGCACGACGGCCCGGCTCACCTCGCGATCAGCGCGAAACGGCCGTTGCTGCGCGGGCTCGGCGTCTATCACGGCAAGCGTGGCTGGGGTGTCTCGGTGGAGTTCGACGTCGCGCACGGTCCCGTGACGCTGCTCGGTATCGGGCAGGACCGCGAAGGCAAGTATTCGATGATCGGGTCGGAGGGCGAGGTCGTCGAAGGCCCGCTCATGCGGATCGGGAACACGACGAGCAGGGTGGACTTCGGCCGCGATCCCGGTGAGTGGACCGACGAGTGGTCAGCGAGCGGGGTCGCGCATCACTGGGCGCTCGGGGTCGGTCACCGGGCGGCTGAGCTGCGCGCGGTCGCCGGTCTGCTCGGCATCCCGTTCACCGGGGTGTGA
- a CDS encoding rhamnulokinase → MARFVAVDLGATSGRVMLGEVGSGEIELAEIRRFATGPRPRVGGGLCWDVAGMLAEIKAGLADAAESRPVSIGIDSWAVDYGLVGADGRLEGDVRCYRDPRTEGMAQRLRARVPDELLYRITGLQYLPFNTVYQLLSEPEGRLVDKTMLLLPDLIGYQLTGEIGAEVTNASTTALLDATTRRWSAELVARAGLPDGLLPPLRQPGEPVGATEDGTTVLAVASHDTASAVAAIPADADGAYISCGTWSLVGLELRAPVLTEAAREANFTNEAGIDGTVRFLRNTMGLWLLSESLRVWREQGLDIRLGDVLEAAMREPAFRSIVDPDAAVLLPPGDMPSRIATLCAESGQPKPESPPAVVRTILESLAVAHAASLRAAARLADRSLSLVHLVGGGARNAALCQFTADACGLPVLAGPSEASALGNVFVQARAAGVLEEKPRGRPLGRYEPRGEAEAWRSAAERVGLA, encoded by the coding sequence GTGGCCCGGTTCGTCGCGGTCGATCTCGGTGCCACCAGCGGGAGGGTCATGCTCGGCGAGGTCGGCTCGGGGGAGATCGAGCTCGCCGAGATCCGCAGGTTCGCGACGGGCCCGAGGCCGAGGGTGGGCGGAGGTCTGTGCTGGGACGTCGCCGGGATGCTCGCCGAGATCAAGGCGGGCCTCGCCGATGCGGCCGAGTCGAGGCCGGTGTCGATCGGCATCGATTCGTGGGCCGTCGACTACGGGCTGGTCGGTGCGGACGGCAGGCTCGAAGGCGACGTGCGGTGCTATCGCGACCCCCGTACGGAGGGAATGGCGCAGCGGCTGCGCGCGCGGGTTCCCGACGAGCTGCTTTACCGGATCACGGGCTTGCAGTATCTGCCTTTCAACACCGTCTACCAGTTGCTTTCCGAACCCGAAGGGCGACTTGTCGACAAAACCATGTTGCTGTTGCCTGACCTGATCGGGTACCAGCTCACCGGGGAAATCGGCGCCGAGGTGACCAACGCGTCGACGACGGCGCTGCTCGACGCGACGACAAGACGGTGGTCGGCGGAACTCGTCGCAAGAGCAGGTCTTCCTGACGGCCTGTTGCCTCCACTGCGGCAACCCGGCGAGCCGGTCGGCGCCACCGAGGACGGAACGACCGTGCTCGCCGTCGCCTCCCACGACACCGCCTCCGCCGTCGCCGCGATCCCCGCCGACGCTGACGGCGCCTACATTTCGTGCGGAACCTGGTCGCTCGTCGGCCTCGAACTGCGAGCTCCCGTGCTCACGGAAGCCGCCCGTGAGGCCAATTTCACCAACGAGGCGGGCATCGACGGTACGGTGCGGTTCCTTCGCAACACGATGGGCTTGTGGCTGCTGAGTGAATCGTTGCGGGTGTGGCGTGAGCAAGGGCTCGACATTAGGCTCGGCGACGTGCTGGAAGCGGCGATGAGAGAACCCGCGTTCAGGTCCATTGTGGACCCTGACGCCGCTGTTCTGCTGCCACCCGGCGACATGCCTTCGCGAATCGCGACCCTGTGCGCCGAGTCGGGCCAGCCGAAGCCGGAAAGCCCGCCTGCCGTCGTGAGGACGATCCTGGAATCCCTCGCCGTCGCGCACGCCGCTTCCCTTCGCGCGGCGGCGAGGCTCGCCGACCGCTCGCTCTCCCTCGTGCACCTCGTCGGCGGCGGGGCTCGCAACGCGGCGCTGTGCCAGTTCACCGCCGACGCCTGCGGGTTGCCCGTGCTGGCAGGGCCCTCGGAAGCCAGCGCGCTCGGCAACGTGTTCGTACAGGCGAGGGCCGCCGGGGTTCTCGAAGAGAAACCGCGGGGAAGGCCGCTCGGCAGGTACGAGCCGCGCGGCGAAGCCGAGGCGTGGCGATCGGCAGCCGAACGCGTGGGGCTGGCATGA
- a CDS encoding LutC/YkgG family protein: MSSAKNDILARIRSVERFSPVAVPRDYERARAAADRLGLFAERVADYKAIVHRVDEEVLPDWISRCLAERGVATMAVPADAPVSWRVPGVSWVPDDPSLPVSTVDAVHGVLTGCAVAIAETGTIVLDTGIAQGRRLLTLVPDYHLCVVRADQVVVSVPEAIARLDATRPLTFISGPSATSDIELDRVEGVHGPRTLEVLIAGR, from the coding sequence GTGAGTAGCGCCAAGAACGACATCCTCGCCAGAATTCGCAGTGTGGAACGGTTTTCCCCGGTCGCCGTTCCTCGTGACTACGAACGCGCTCGCGCCGCGGCCGACCGGCTCGGCCTGTTCGCGGAACGCGTCGCCGACTACAAGGCCATCGTCCACAGGGTCGACGAGGAGGTCCTGCCGGATTGGATTTCCCGCTGTCTCGCCGAGCGCGGCGTCGCGACGATGGCCGTCCCAGCCGACGCGCCCGTTTCGTGGCGCGTTCCCGGCGTGAGCTGGGTGCCCGACGACCCGTCGCTTCCGGTGTCCACGGTGGACGCGGTGCACGGCGTGCTCACCGGATGTGCCGTCGCCATCGCGGAGACGGGGACGATTGTGCTCGACACTGGTATCGCACAGGGCCGCCGCCTGCTGACGCTTGTTCCGGACTATCACCTGTGCGTCGTGCGAGCCGACCAGGTTGTGGTGAGCGTGCCGGAAGCGATCGCGAGACTCGACGCGACCCGGCCGCTGACCTTCATCAGCGGACCCTCGGCGACGAGCGACATCGAACTGGATCGCGTCGAGGGCGTGCATGGCCCCCGCACGCTTGAGGTGCTGATCGCCGGACGGTGA
- a CDS encoding bifunctional aldolase/short-chain dehydrogenase: protein MTAETHPVVAELLARSHELGADRRNTNYAGGNTSAKGTGTDPATGGDVELMWVKGSGGDLGTLREQGLAVLRLDRMRALVDVYPGEDREDEMVAALDYCLHGKGGAAPSIDTAMHGLVEAAHVDHLHPDSGIAIATAADGKRLTATIFGDRVVWVPWRRPGFQLGLDIAEIKRRHPEAIGCVLGGHGITAWGETSEECRRNSLEIIRTAQDFLHENGKPEPFGTEIPGYGALPESRRRERAAALFPVLRGLASTDAPQLGHFTDDEVVLDFLARQRHPALAALGTSCPDHFLRTKVAPLVVDLPSNASLDEVVARVKELHQRYREEYAAYYRRHVREDSPPIRGADPAIVLVPGVGMFSFGKDKQTARVAGEFYVNAINVMRGAESVSSYAPIPESEKFRIEYWELEEAKLRRMPVPKPLATRVALVTGGGSGIGRAIARRLAAEGACVAVADRDLEAATRVAEEIGNSDTAVAVAVDVCDENAIADAIAATALAFGGVDLVVNNAGLSVSKPLLDTSASDWDLQHDVMARGSFLVAREAARAMIAQGMGGDIVYIVSKNGVFAGPNNVAYGATKADQAHQVRLLAAELGEHGIRVNGVNPDGVVRGSGIFASGWGAQRAAVYGVAEEDLGAFYAKRTLLGREVLPEHVANAVFALTSGELSHTTGLHIPVDAGVAAAFLR, encoded by the coding sequence GTGACGGCTGAGACACATCCCGTCGTCGCCGAGTTGCTGGCTCGTTCGCACGAGCTCGGTGCCGACCGGAGGAACACCAACTACGCGGGCGGCAACACGTCGGCGAAGGGGACCGGAACCGATCCCGCGACGGGCGGCGACGTCGAGTTGATGTGGGTCAAGGGCTCCGGCGGCGACCTCGGAACGTTGCGGGAGCAAGGGCTCGCGGTGTTGCGGCTGGACAGAATGCGGGCTCTCGTAGACGTCTATCCCGGCGAGGATCGGGAAGACGAGATGGTCGCGGCGTTGGACTATTGCCTCCACGGCAAAGGAGGAGCGGCACCGAGTATCGACACGGCGATGCACGGGCTTGTCGAGGCGGCACACGTCGACCACCTGCACCCCGATTCCGGGATCGCGATCGCGACGGCCGCTGACGGCAAGCGGCTCACGGCAACGATTTTCGGGGACCGGGTCGTGTGGGTTCCGTGGCGCAGACCGGGTTTCCAGCTCGGGCTCGACATCGCCGAGATCAAACGCCGCCATCCGGAAGCCATCGGCTGTGTGCTCGGCGGGCACGGCATCACGGCGTGGGGTGAGACGAGCGAGGAGTGCCGACGAAACTCGCTGGAAATCATCCGTACCGCGCAAGACTTTCTGCACGAGAACGGGAAGCCGGAGCCCTTTGGCACGGAGATTCCCGGCTACGGGGCGCTTCCCGAGTCGCGACGCCGTGAGCGGGCAGCCGCGTTGTTCCCCGTCCTCAGAGGACTCGCCTCGACCGACGCTCCGCAACTTGGGCACTTCACCGACGATGAAGTCGTTCTCGATTTTCTCGCCAGGCAACGACATCCCGCGCTTGCCGCGCTCGGTACGTCCTGTCCCGACCATTTCCTTCGCACGAAGGTCGCGCCGCTGGTCGTCGACCTGCCGTCGAACGCTTCGCTCGACGAGGTCGTGGCGAGAGTCAAGGAACTACACCAGCGCTACCGCGAGGAGTACGCGGCGTACTACCGGCGGCACGTTCGCGAGGACTCGCCTCCGATAAGGGGTGCCGACCCGGCCATCGTGCTCGTGCCAGGTGTCGGCATGTTCAGCTTCGGCAAGGACAAACAGACCGCTCGGGTCGCGGGCGAGTTCTACGTCAACGCGATCAACGTGATGCGCGGAGCCGAGTCGGTGTCGAGTTACGCCCCGATCCCCGAGTCGGAGAAGTTCCGCATCGAGTACTGGGAACTGGAGGAGGCGAAGCTACGGCGAATGCCAGTGCCGAAGCCGCTCGCGACGCGCGTCGCGCTCGTCACCGGTGGCGGTTCCGGGATCGGCAGGGCGATCGCACGGCGCCTCGCCGCGGAAGGCGCGTGCGTCGCCGTCGCCGATCGAGACCTCGAAGCGGCAACCCGGGTCGCGGAGGAGATCGGCAACTCGGACACCGCAGTCGCCGTCGCTGTCGACGTATGCGACGAGAACGCCATCGCGGATGCCATCGCAGCGACGGCCCTCGCCTTCGGCGGCGTCGACCTCGTCGTCAACAACGCAGGGCTTTCGGTGTCGAAACCGCTGCTCGACACCAGCGCCTCGGACTGGGATCTACAGCATGACGTGATGGCCCGCGGCTCCTTCCTCGTGGCGCGCGAGGCGGCAAGGGCGATGATCGCGCAGGGCATGGGCGGCGACATCGTCTACATCGTCAGCAAGAACGGGGTTTTCGCCGGTCCCAACAATGTCGCCTACGGTGCGACGAAGGCAGATCAGGCGCATCAGGTGAGGCTGCTGGCCGCCGAACTCGGCGAGCACGGCATCAGGGTCAACGGTGTCAACCCGGACGGTGTCGTTCGCGGGTCCGGCATCTTCGCTTCGGGGTGGGGCGCGCAGCGGGCCGCGGTGTACGGCGTGGCAGAGGAAGACCTTGGTGCCTTCTACGCCAAGCGGACCCTGCTCGGTCGCGAGGTGCTTCCCGAACACGTCGCGAACGCGGTGTTCGCGCTGACCTCTGGCGAGTTGTCACACACGACGGGGCTGCACATTCCGGTCGACGCCGGGGTCGCAGCCGCGTTTCTCAGGTGA